The Pyrus communis chromosome 5, drPyrComm1.1, whole genome shotgun sequence region accgtttaATTTAGTAACGAAAtctgaaaagtaatttgatatGCATATCTGAAAAGTAAATTGGTAGCCAAATCTGAAAAATtccattaaataataaaaacttaaagTCGTTGGGGTTtaattctaaaaattaaaaccccCTCATTTCTTTCCGCTTTTCGTCCGAAATGGTTTAAgccaaatcaaaagactcttcGTCGTCCTAAATTTTTAGAATTAGTCTTCGTCCTCGTCTCCCAcctctctctatttctctctctaaattttcaGAGAAACCTCTCTGAAAACCCTAACATGGCACTGCCGGCGGAACCGCACTCCGGCCACAATTCGACTAATCATCCGGATCATACcgatttcaaattcaattccgAGATGGAGTCCCTCGGGATCCCTCCTCTTGACCCTGAATTTTTCTCATCGGACAACGGCATGGCCGCCGCCGCTGTGCCCTCCGACGATCCATTCATGTCCGATCTCGGCTTTGGGTTCGGTGATGATGGAAATTGCGAGTTCGAGCTCACCTTCGACGACTTGGACGACCTCTACCTCCCGTCGGAGGCCGAGGACTTCCTCGTCCCCGACGGCTTAGATCCCGGCCCGGCTGCGTTGGATTCGGGGTCTCCTGAATCGGGTAGCTCCGCGATTTCGGTTTCCGGCGATGATAAGGGGGCTTTGGACATTTCCAGGTTTCTGAATTGTCCGGCCTCGTCAAATGAGTGTTCGGAGAATTCCGGTGGGCCTGCGTCGTCTCAGGGCTCTGGGATTTCCGAGGCGGTGGACTCGAATTCACATTCGGGCAATTCGGATGATGAGAAGGTTAAGGTGGAGGACGAATTGGCGAAAAATTACCTTGtgaaaaggaagaaagagatcGACGAAGGCAACGCCGAGTCGCGAAGTGCCAAGTATCGGAGGTcggaaaacaacaacaacaacaacaatgccGCCTCTGTGAATGTGAGTGCGAGTGCGAATGACGAGGACGAGAAGAGGAAGGCGAGATTGATACGGAACAGAGAAAGTGCTCAGCTTTCTAGGCAGAGGAAAAAGCATTATGTGGAGGAGCTTGAGGACAAGGTGAGGGCTATGCATTCAACTATTGCTGATTTGAACAATAGGATTTCTTATGTTATGGCCGAGAATGCTACTTTGAAGCAGCAATTGAGCACTCCGCCACCGCCATCACATTTAGGGATGCACCCGCATCCTCCCATGCCACCGATGGCTTATCCATGGATGCCATATTCGCCCTATGTTGTGAACCCACAAGGGTCCCAGTCCCTTTTGGTACCCATTCCTAGATTGAAATCCCAGCAGCCAGCGGCTGCGCCCAAGTCCAAAAAGTCGGACAGTAAGAAGAGTGAGGGTAGAACTAAGAAGGTTGCTAGCATTAGTTTTCTGGGTCTGTTGTTTTTTATCTTGCTTTTTGGTGGGCTTGTTCCTATGGTGAATGTTAACTTTAGTGGTGTAATGGACAGAGGTTTTGGTGGGTCTTCTTATGTTAGTGATAGGTTTAATGGTCAAAACAGAGGGAGGCTTTTGAATGTTCATGGTTATTTTAACGGATCTGAAGAAATTATAGGTTCGGGAATATCTGATGGGAAATTCGATATCTCTAACAAAATTCGTCATGAGAAGGGTCATCATACAAGGAATGGGCCGAAAGAGCAAGGGTCACGACCTACACCGGGTTCTGATGAATTTGCTCGTCTGCAAAATACTAGTAGTGAGCCACTTGTTGCTTCTTTGTATGTTCCAAGAAATGATAAGCTTGTCAAGATTGATGGAAACTTGATTATACATTCGGTCCTGGCCAGTGAGAAAGCTATGGCTTCTCGTGGGCCTTTTGAAAGGAAGAATAGTAAAGAGCCTGGTTTGGCTGTGGCTAAAGATTTGGTTTCAGCATTAGCTATTCCTAAACCGGGAGGGAACAGAGGGATTCATGCTCCCTTATACAGAAATTCTGCTGGACCACACAAGGCTCTTACAGCTGGATCAACTGATGTTCCAAAAGATCATATGAAGTCAACTACAGCTGATGGTAAACTGCAACAGTGGTTCCGTGAAGGTCTTGCAGGTAATAACATTTCATCTGGTTTCTCATGTACATTAACCTCTTTATATGTGTACACTAAGTGCATGCCTAACACTTTTATGGTTGGTTTGCTTTCATGTCTAGTTGACGTGCATTTTTATTATATCAAGAAGTTAAGTCGGTTTTTTTTTCATCAGTGATGAGGGCTAATAGTTGTGTAGCTGAGTTTGCAATCATGCTAGCAAGGAAATATTACTTTGGGTTGATAATTCGTAAAATGaaccttttattttgtattagtaAAGCTGACTTTGTTTGCAATATGTATAAAAAGTGTGTGAGGCTATGAGCTTGTTGCTATGATCGATAACATAGGTAAGCTTACATCTTGTGCCTGGCTGTTTTGAAAAAGTTGCTATGAGCCAGGGTTAGTGTTTTATTTGTACATATGTGATGAGGTCTGGATCCATTTTCCAGTTACAGCTACTTTTCAAGAAGTTGGTTTGTGGAGCAATAATAGTATCCTTGTTTGGGTTGTAGGTCAACATTTAGTAACTTAGATTTGAGCTTTAACTATACTTGGAGGTATGTCTGACAGGTTATTCATCCTTGCCTCTATTCTGAATCTTAGAAAATGTGGATGTCGAAAATAGAGTAAGGTCAATGTGTATATTATTAGTAGTACTCCAGACACAAGCCTACTTACACTCTCAGATTGATATCTTACAGATAGGTGATTCGCTCCCTAGCCATCATCTGGTAAGGTCCATATCTACAGTAAGGCTCTAGAATAAAACTACGTACAACCGAGATTGAGATGTCACAGATAGGTAATAAGTTCCCTAGCCGACACCTAGTAATAAATTTCATTTGCATCatgtctttttcttctttggtttTTGTCATACAAAGGGATCTTGTCAATTAGATTGAGGTGTagttttgacccaaaaaaaaaaaaaaaaaaagatttgaggCATGGTAGCCTTTTCCATACAGCCtcaaaattttgttgttgaattcaaattcagTTCCGTAAGCTTTtagattttttaaattaaaaaaatatcgtcaattaatttaatctttCTGTTTGATTTGAATGATTAGTTGTCGTGGGTGGCTGCTTTGGCCATCTTAGCTTTGAAGTGAAGTTGTCCAGCATGACAGTTTGACAAGTTCCAGTTTGTCCTCAAAAGAAGActtaaattatttgttttatCTTCCTTAAGAAAAAagtatttgttttattattcATATTCTACATGGTGGTatgattataataaaattacatttttctccaactattttgttttccttctctttAATATTTCACGATACATGTGCTTGTATTGGGATCACATCTTCTCGTATGATCTTTTTTCCCGGTTTTGAGATCACACGGTCGGTCTCAGAACAATAATTTTGAAGTTgcaaaagtttttatttttcgggTCAATGGTTAAGTAAAGTATATTAAATGAATAATATCGTAGTTTCATAGCTTGGAGTGTGTACTGCGTGTTTTTTTACAGATGGTCTGGAAGATTTTATATGGTAAACTGCAGGATGCTTTTATGTATGACCTTGTATCCGTGTCTTTTCTCGTTTCCTAGTATGTTTGTTCTAATTCCTTCTGTCATTGTACTTCATTTGTTGGTGCTCACATCAAACACTTCGTTGCGAACTTCGTTATTGATTTCTTAAATATTCTGCAGGACCAATGTTGAGCTCTGGAATGTGCACTGAAGTGTTCCAGTTCGACGTCTCAGCTGCTACCTCTTCAGGAGGTATAGTACCTGCATCTTCAGTTTCCAATGCTTCTGAACACCATCAGAATACTACAGAGCTGAACAGGGGAAGGAATAGAAGGATCCTCCGTGGTCTCCCAATTCCCCTTCCTGGATCCGGTCATAACGTAACTGAAGAAAATGTGACGGGAAATCAACAGAACAACACCCTTCCTGGTAATAGATCGGTTTCTCCCATGGTTGTCTCTGTTCTCGTTGATCCTCGAGAGGCTGGTGATATTGACGTGGATGGCATGATCAAGCCGAAGTCACTTTCTCGAATTTTCGTTGTAGTGCTGTTAGACAGCGTGAAATATGTCACATACTCATGCGTGCTCCCTCGATCTGGTCCTCACCTGGTGACTACTTGAACATGGAGAAGCGGCTTTGGAGTTTTGAATGACGATGACAAACTATATCTACTAATTCTAGAAGCTCCCTCCCGGATTTGTATGTTGTAAACCGAAGACGAATTGATTGCCCGCATAACAGAGGGCTATAACTTACTGTGGAAGGCTAGGTTGTATGCCTTTCCGGTGTTAGAAAACTTGTTCaagataataattataattagtaGTGTGTGCGTGCGTATCTGGTACTGTGTTTTGATATCGATAATGATGAAAAagtattttctttagtttttctcCATTTCTGAAGGAACGCCGTGGTTTTGAAGCGTGAGGACGAGGAGTGGCGTCCTATGCTGCCTCGTATTGAAGCGGAACTGTAAAAATCAAGTTGTTTGATGGCAGAAACGAAGGGCTTGAAATTTATAGGACAGAGTTGAGACGTTTAAGAACTGAACAAAATATATCTTGTTGAATTTTAGTTTGTTGATTGAAATCAAATCATGCAGTTTTTAGGACACATCGAGTACGCCGTCTCTAACCAACAAGACGGCAGTAAATAGGTTAAATGTGAAGGGTATTATGGTCAAATCATAGGAACAGTGTACTGTATATAAGACCTAAACTAATTTAACTAacaaagttttaacgaaaattcaCGGTACtcttcactttaacgaaaaatcacatttttacactaaaatgttaattctgatactattcactttaccctttattttatcgttaaaattcaaaattttcaaatatttttctttaattttcattttaacgACACAGTCCCCGCCAAAATCCCCAAAGCCAACTCGTGCAATTTCTCTCTCTTCGTCCCAAAAAAATCTGTTAGGCAAAACCATGAGCCGCCGAGCAGCCGGACCAGGATCAGAATCCGGGCGAAGGAAGAATCCACCAAAACCGATGAAACTCCGAGGTGAGATCCGGACTCCTCACTCCGAGGTGAGATCCGGACTCCTCACTCCGAGGTGAGATCCGGACTCCTCCATCTTTTCTTGGTATACTTTTTTGCATGTTGGTTttgtgaggaggaagaagatcaTCTCTAATTTCGAATTTGCAGCTCAGTTAATTCGATGCATATGTTTTTAGGGTTACTGTGCTTGAATTTGATTAACGTGATGCCAAATTTTGTGTGTACATAATAATTCgcatgtattattatttttgtttcatttaattattaatagCTCTAGGGATTCATATCACATTCAATTAGGTATcgcaattttgtttaatttgccTGGCTACTGAGTAGAATTTTATACCAAATTTTGTAGCTAAGCAAGATTGTCTTTTCACAATCAATTAAGTATATTAGCAATTGGTGGCGGATCCAATATTCGAACTTTTGGGGTTCACAAAGTTTAACGTCAAAGGTTTTTAGATAAAAGCAATGCGAAACGGGcaaacaaaatttagtttagtcACTGACTAGTGATATCGAGAGAATTTGTCAGGTATTGTCGACGCAAACTGTTGAGATATGTATACCAGCATTACATCAAACACTTGGTGGGCACATCTACAAAACATTCGAAGTCTTCTCGGATGACCTTCACATTTATATTTCCCTAGACGCCGGGTGATCCTAGGACCATCTTGGTCCCAATGTGCGTCAGCCCCTGTTCGCAATTCTGTTTGATTTGCCCGATTACTTGTGTAGAATTAATTCTCAACAAATTTCCTACTTTATGTACGACTTTCATGTagctatttataaatatttaggTTATCCTAACAAATTAGTAATTAGTAATTAGTAATTAGTTAGCACATCTTTTTAACCAAAACCCATATGGAGATGGTCCACACTTGAAACTAATTATCATTTAGTCTTTTGAGAAAAACAAGTTGAAAAGTATGAGTTTATTTGATGAGTGTTATGACAACTTATAAACAAGGTTTTGCTGATGCTAttataattagtaattaattatatattgagtCTACCCAAGCCATCTTGGAAGTATGTGGAAATTTGTATTCGAATCGCTAGCTAGGTGTCTGTTCATGTCTTTGTTTGTTTTAGAAACAGTGTAGTATTCATATTTAGTTCAGGAGTTAGctttcagtttaagaaatagtgatagtaccagtattcattttcataaatagtgtaacACCCATGTTCAGTTTTAGAAGTAATGTAACACTCatgttcagtttcagaaatagtgtaacACTCGTgctcagtttcagaaatagtcagtattcggtttaagaaatagtgatataccagtgtttagttttataaatagtgtagtattCGTGTCCAGttttataaatattgtaataCCGTGTTCAATTTCATAATGGAGTACCCatgttcagtttcagaaatagtcgGCGTTtgatttaagaaatagtgatagtactattgttcagtttcataaatagtgtggtaCCTGTATTCAGTTTCACAAATAGTTagtgtttaatttaaaaaacaacGAAGTACTCgtgtttagttttaaaaataatgatGGCAACTTTTTTAAACCCACAACAATCTCAAACTAACTCTATAAATACTTTATATGAAATTTATATTAATCATATTTTGATTCTATAAATATTTCAATATGCATttcatcacaattttttttttcaagaaacacCGATATATTATTGAAACTCATAATAGTTACATTATATCTTGGACGGGAAGGTCCTGAATAAAATTAGGAGGATCCTTAAAACAAACTAATTCATTGCCCATGAAAGTAGCACACTAATTCTAATATGGTATTTTGAAGTAGATGAACTTATCTTTATAGCCCTATTTATAGtgctaataaattaataattaaaataataataatagaccAATAATTGGGGATGAAGACTCTAGTTTTGTAGATTAGGGAGAACGCGGAGGGGCGGTGTTGCCAATTTGGtaacaatttttaaaaataaataaattggtgACAAAATATGAGAAGAGAGGGTTGGAGAAGAAAATCCAgaagggatgtgatatccacatatcccattttatttctcacatacctttttaattttcgaccgttggATCGGATGAATAGAAGAatatcaacatacataaattatcaaaggtgtgtgagaagtaaaatgagatgtgtgaatagcacatccCAATCCAAAAAATGTGAGAGAGGCCGTAAAAATGAAGATAGACATTAATGTCTTGTCAACTGTGATAGGGTTAAAATAGAAAACACAAATATTTCTAGTGTTATGTTTttttggacaaggattgtctgccccccccccccggttccattctgttttgtgtggtcacggttaagtcaagtcaacattttatattgttttttttatagagataataagacaaaaatgaatagtaatttaaaatgttgacgtgacttaactgtgACCACACAAATAGGAAAGCACAAGAGGGCATCAGAAGTAGGatggcagacaatccttgtcttatgcaaagaaaaagcaaatggaattttaaatttcaatcacAATTGGATTTGAATACGATAACGGCTCGGTTGGGTTCCGTCCGGGGCAAGTTAGGAAATTTATTTTACTATTGGTTGGGCTTTAAATTCATTCAGGAAGTTGTTATGTTTGCAAGGCCTAATATATAAATAGTTGTGTCCTTATGATtaaattttaagccattttagttaaataataatttatggtgatttttggttaaattaaagttagctcaagctcttttcattaaaactccttatttttaatacaaaaatattatgCACGTAGCGTGAATTAATTGGTTGCATGTTGTATGCCACATGTGCCTTTTATATTCACCCTATGCATATTTTGAACGTTGTGTGAATCAATTGTCCACTCACGTCACGTGATGTGACACATCATAGAGTAGGACAATTTTGTACTAGAAAAATAAGAGAGAATTTTTGCTAAGCATTGCTCGCCTAAGATCGTGTTCTTTAAAAGCTTTTCGAGCAAAGTTGGAATGGTGTCGTATACTACTTCGTATCGAAGCAGAAACGTAAAGATCAAGTCGTTGGATGGCAGAAATGAATAGAACTGAGAGTTGAGACGTTTAAGAACTGAGCAAAACATATCTTGTTGGATTAGTTTGTTGattgaaatcaaatcaaactgTTTTTAGGACGTATCGAGTGCGCCAACTTTAACCCACGACACGACGGTAATTGGTTGAACGTGAAGGGTATTATGGTCAAATCGCAGGAAAAtatggtgtatatatataccacCAAAACTAAACTAGCCCCCGCCAAAATCGGAAAATCCTCAAACTTAATTCATGCAATCTCTCTTTTCGTCCCaataaaatctctctctctcagacaaAACCATGAGCCGCCGAGTCGCCGGACCAGGATCAGAATCCGGAAGCCCCAAATTCGCTCGCCTCTCTCGTTCTCTCTCAATCAAAACCATGGAGGACCGCCGACTCGAAGTCACCAGGTCCAATTTCAAGTCCCTCGCCGGACCGAAGAAACTCCGAGGTGAGATCCGGACTCCTATCTCTTGCTAtgcttttcaattttgtttctgtttgtttttagggtctctgaggaagaagaagactatCTGTAATTCCGAATTTGCAGCTTAATTAATTGGGCTCTGTTTTCCATCTGCATATGTTTTTAGTTTACGGTCCTTGAATTTAATTGACGTGATGCCTAATTTTTTGTGTTCATAATAATtcccatgtattattttttttgtttcatttaattattaatagCTCTCGGGATTCATGTCAGGATCAATTAGGTATctcaattttgtttaattttccgGTTACTGAGTagaattttaaaccaaattttgtagcTAGACAAGATTTTGGTTTCACAATCAATTAAGTATATTCGCAATTCTGTTTGATTTGCCCCGTTACTTTACCTGTGTAGAATTAAGGTTATCCTACTTTACGTAGGACTTTCAagtagctatatatatatatatatacatatttttagGTTATCCTAACAAATTATACGGCCCAGATACAGTAGAACGTAATTTAGAATGAAGCATTAGTAGTAAGTATTTGATGATCTAATGAGATGGAGAATACAGAGCAGTATAGTGCCCGGCCTGAGTACAGATGGCTTACTTAGCTGATTCACACACAATActtgtatatatgtattaataTCTCTATCTACATCTTCTGAAAAATGTATCTCTATCTACATTTCCTCAAACACACAGATATGAAGAAAACGGCTGTTAAagactctccaactcaactcaaaaatgaaaatgttgttcAAGAGGGTATGGCTCAACTCCAACTTAACGAGGAGAATACTACTACACCAAAACCAGAAGAGAGGAAAATGCACAGCGCAGTATTTACTAGACCTTTCAAATTCACAATCCCTTGTAAAGTTTGCGGAGTGGTTGGCCACTTGAATGATAGTTGCCCCTACATGACACGTGTTCCAAACAATGTAACTGAGGTTGGCAAGGGCTATGAAATAGTTACCTTCCGTGGTGAGAGGCATGCTGTTAGGATGGTATGTGGTTATTGTCATATCAATGCTGACCATCAGAACGATGACTGCCCGCATAAGAGCAAAATCATTGCACAAAGAAACTCCCTTCGGAAGGCCTCTCACCTCCTGATCTTGCTGATGCTCAGGATTGGGATGCTGCTGCTGTTGGATGATTATATCTAGTCTTGTCTTGGAATGTTGCAGTCCTCCGTAGTTTCGTTGGGTTTGAGCACTCTGTAGTCGGTCTGTATGTACGTATGTCATGTATGTCTTTGAACAAGAACGTTCAATCTGCCGTCATTCTAATGTTAGTTGTATTCACTATATACTTGGAATATTCTAATCTTGTTATTTCTGAGTGGAAAAACCCCATGCTTGTCCTGGTTTTGGATGACACACAACTAGCTTGGACATTAATGAAACAAGAAGGGATGGATCCTGTTTTAGACACCAATTGATCTAACTGTTTTTGTTCCGTTGTGCAAATTCAATTCCTTGTGCACTAGAGAAAGGCCCCGTCTTGGATTCGCTGGATTGATGCTGTGGTTTGCAGCTGTTCCTTAGCTTTGCCTGCCTAATCGATATCGCTGTTTCATCTCTCTGTTCTGTTGGCCTTTGCTTTGCTGGTATGGTGTTCGTTTCGGCGTGTTTTTAATGCATGCACCACATAATCTGCTTATCAGAACCACATAATAAGTGCAATTCTCGAAGACATGTAAGATGTATCGGAATAAGTCAatatttagaagaaaaagaatgtaaaTATCTTATAATTATTAGAGTCATATTTTAGGAAGGATATTGTGTCCTTTACTTTGTTTCCTTTAGTGACAAGGATTATATGTACTATTTATTCAGAATATGGGATACATGAAAATTTGAGCCGTAAATTTCAATTTGGCATCAAAGCCAAgcataaccctaaaaaaattccCAACGTGCTGTTGCTACAGTGAAAGCAAGAAAACCCCGAGAAAACCCCTCGCACGTCTGTGATCTCTGCTGCGTTTCTGCAGCAAGTCTAGACTGCCATGCTGCTGCCTCTGTGAGTGTGTCATGCTACTGCATCTGTGTGTGTGCTGTTGCTGACGTAAGGGGAAAAAAAACAGCAGGTTTTTCTGGTTCTTCGTTGCATCATTGCAGAGAAACTGACTACTTGCTGCGTGCGTGTGTGTATTGTGTGGTCGTGATCAATGGAAGGTAACCAAGGAGAGATTGGTTTGAAGTTGGAAGGTGTGGCGTCTGGCTCCACCCATGGGTCAGTCGTCAATCTAGTGGTTATTCAAAGTGATCCTTTGGCCACTCCAGATAGTATGGGACGTGTTCTTTTAACCTCTGATATGGAACATCATATATGATGAATTCTAGACTCAGGTGCAACCGATCATATGACTTTTGATAAGAATTTATTTACTAGTATGACAACCAGTTCACAGAAGTGTATTGCAACTGCTAATGGAACAACAACACCGGTTTTGGGGGCCGGCACTGTGAACCTCACGCCGGCCCTTCCCCTTCATCACCGCTTGCTTGTTCCCTCGTTGTCTCATAATTTGTTATCTATTCCTCAAGTTACTGAGCAATTAGATTGTGTTGTACTTATGTATCCAATGTTTTGTTTGCTTCAGGATATTCAGACCAAGGAGATAATTGGGCgtggcactaagagagaggggttATATTATGTGGATGACGTCGTTCCTGGCAAAGCTAATGCAGTTCGAGCATCCCGTACCAATAATTTACAGGAAGTTTGGTTATTGCATCTTCCGTTAGGACATGCTTCGTTTGGTTATTTGAGGCGTATGTTGCCTAGTTTAtttcatgaaataaaagaattagACATACATTGTGAGGTATGTATTCTCGCGAAGAGTCATCGCATTTCGTTTCCtcctagtatgaataaaagatTGTTTCCTTTTGAACTTGTGAACTCTGATGTTTGGGGTCCCTCTCCTGTTAGTACTTTGTCTGGAATTAAATGGTTTTTTACCTTCGTTGATGAGTGCACTCGTATAACTTGGATTTATGTGATGAAGAATAAAAGTGATGTGGGTATGGTGTTTCGATCATTCTCACAAATGGTTGCAACAAAATATTCCTCTGTTATTAAGGTTCTCCTCTCTAATAATAGAGGTGAGTATACTGGTTCCGAGTTGTTCGGCTTTCTTCGGGATCAAGGAATTCTACATGAGGCTACTTGTCCTCATACCCCACAACAAAATAGGGTTGCTAAAAGAAAGAACCGTCATATCCTAGAAACTGTCCGTGCTTTGCTCATTGGTGCATTTGTACCTAAACGGTTCTGGCCTGAAGCTGTCACCTATGTCGTGTATGTGATTAACCATATTCCATCCCAGGTTGTGGATTTTCATACACCTCTCCAATTATTGACAGAGTTTGTTCCAGTAGTGTCAACTAATACTCTTTTTCCTCATGTATTTGGGTGTGTAGCCTATCTTCATATTCACAAGATTCATCGTAATAAGCTCGATCCATGTGCTCACCGGTGTGTTTTTCTGGGATTTGCTCCTCAACAGAAAGGGTATAAGTGATACCACCCTGAAACTCGTCATATGTATGTAACTATGAATGTTACCTTTTCTGAATCCAAATTCTTTTATGCTTCGACTCCGTCACCTTCCGATCATCCAGGGGAGAATATGAGTGGTGATCTTGGGTGGTTGAAAATATGTGGCTCAAAGGGAGTATCTATTGACAAAAAAAGTTGTGAAAGCTCTCGGCAAGACACTGCCGAGAATGGAGACAATGAATCTTAGCAAGACACTGACGAGAATGTGAGTATCATTCAGCCAAGTAGCACCGAACCAGTTGAGTCTTCTTGGCAATGTGCTGCCGAGTGTGATGTAGAGTGTCAGCAAGGAGCTGCCGAACGAGTTTCACCACTCTAGCAACCATTAGCTACCGAACCCGCAACCCCCTCTCTCTCAAGCTTAATAGTGCCACCCAATATGCCTTCTCTAAATATTCCTGAGGTAAGTATTACTGATGCTCATGTAACTAATCCAGATAATGTTATGAGTATGTATAAGTTGCCGCCCAGGCAAAATCGTGGTGTTCCTCCTGACAGGTTTTCTCCTGAAGGAAAAGTGAAGTATCCAATAACTAATTATGTGTCATGCTCAAACCTTGCACCAGAACGTCAAGCTTGGGTAAACAATGTGGAAGTAATCCAGGCACCAACCCTAGTTGAGGAGGCCTTGAAGGATCCTAAATGGGCTGCTGCAATGAATGAGGAAATGATGACACTACATAAGAATGATACATGGGAGATAACCGAGCTACCTAAAGGGAAGAAACCAGTTGGGTGTAGATGGGTCTTTACGATCAAATACAAGGCAGACGGATCGGTAGACAGgtattgtgacatctcacattgcccaagggagtgatccttatatgtatattcacatctctacctagcacgaggccttttgggagctcactggcttcgggtttcgtaggaactctaaagttaagcgagtagcgcgtgagagcattcccaggatgggtgacccattgggaagttctcgtgtgagttcccagaaacaaaaccgtgagggtttactgagggcccaaagcggacaatatcgtgctacggtggagtcgggctcgGGAGGTTGTTCCTccaggcggggatgtgacaatttggtatcaaagcctaaccctggccggggtgtgccgacgaggacatcgggcccttaagggggtggattgtgacatcccatatcgcctaggggagtgatccttatatgtatattctcatc contains the following coding sequences:
- the LOC137734791 gene encoding bZIP transcription factor 17-like, which encodes MALPAEPHSGHNSTNHPDHTDFKFNSEMESLGIPPLDPEFFSSDNGMAAAAVPSDDPFMSDLGFGFGDDGNCEFELTFDDLDDLYLPSEAEDFLVPDGLDPGPAALDSGSPESGSSAISVSGDDKGALDISRFLNCPASSNECSENSGGPASSQGSGISEAVDSNSHSGNSDDEKVKVEDELAKNYLVKRKKEIDEGNAESRSAKYRRSENNNNNNNAASVNVSASANDEDEKRKARLIRNRESAQLSRQRKKHYVEELEDKVRAMHSTIADLNNRISYVMAENATLKQQLSTPPPPSHLGMHPHPPMPPMAYPWMPYSPYVVNPQGSQSLLVPIPRLKSQQPAAAPKSKKSDSKKSEGRTKKVASISFLGLLFFILLFGGLVPMVNVNFSGVMDRGFGGSSYVSDRFNGQNRGRLLNVHGYFNGSEEIIGSGISDGKFDISNKIRHEKGHHTRNGPKEQGSRPTPGSDEFARLQNTSSEPLVASLYVPRNDKLVKIDGNLIIHSVLASEKAMASRGPFERKNSKEPGLAVAKDLVSALAIPKPGGNRGIHAPLYRNSAGPHKALTAGSTDVPKDHMKSTTADGKLQQWFREGLAGPMLSSGMCTEVFQFDVSAATSSGGIVPASSVSNASEHHQNTTELNRGRNRRILRGLPIPLPGSGHNVTEENVTGNQQNNTLPGNRSVSPMVVSVLVDPREAGDIDVDGMIKPKSLSRIFVVVLLDSVKYVTYSCVLPRSGPHLVTT